Proteins found in one Thalassomonas actiniarum genomic segment:
- a CDS encoding CaiB/BaiF CoA transferase family protein, producing the protein MIRLLYFHFTDSCITISIYHFMVQQDEREVLPMTGALDNIKVIDLSRILAGPWASQMLADMGAQVIKVERPGKGDDTRLWGPPFITPAANKTSANAAYFHCANRNKQSIAVDITTTQGQQLLKALILQADVVIENYKVGGLKQYGLDYASLKALNPKLVYCSITGFGQDGPSAHKAGYDAMIQGEGGLMSLTGEPDGAPMKVGVALVDIATGLYSCNAILAALLARYSTNKGHGQYIDISLLDVQLAILANQGMNYLATGENPQRLGNGHPNIVPYQTFATQDGNLILAIGNDQQFEKFCRLAGCAELADSGRFSTNAVRVLNRKQLIPIIAQKLARHTTAWWVNELEQIAVPCGAVNTLAQVVNHPQIKHRKMIKQVPDENGDLIKTVASPINLSQTPLKYKSASPNLGQHTRQLLSQELGYSQSQIDQLFEAGIIS; encoded by the coding sequence ATGATCAGGTTATTATATTTCCACTTTACTGATAGCTGCATTACCATATCCATTTATCACTTTATGGTACAACAAGATGAACGAGAGGTTTTACCCATGACGGGAGCGCTGGATAACATCAAAGTTATCGATTTAAGCCGTATTTTAGCCGGTCCCTGGGCCTCGCAGATGCTGGCGGATATGGGAGCCCAGGTGATCAAGGTGGAACGTCCGGGCAAAGGCGATGATACCCGCTTATGGGGCCCGCCGTTTATCACCCCTGCCGCCAATAAAACTTCAGCAAATGCCGCTTATTTTCATTGCGCCAACCGCAATAAGCAATCGATAGCCGTCGATATCACCACAACACAGGGCCAGCAGCTCCTTAAAGCACTGATCCTGCAGGCGGATGTTGTGATCGAAAACTATAAAGTCGGCGGTTTGAAACAATACGGCCTGGATTATGCCAGCCTCAAGGCGCTTAATCCCAAATTGGTTTATTGCTCCATCACGGGCTTTGGCCAGGATGGCCCCAGCGCCCATAAAGCCGGTTATGATGCCATGATCCAGGGTGAAGGCGGCCTGATGAGCCTGACCGGAGAGCCGGACGGTGCGCCGATGAAAGTAGGGGTCGCCCTGGTGGATATCGCCACCGGTTTATATAGCTGCAACGCCATTCTCGCGGCCCTGCTCGCCAGGTATTCAACCAACAAAGGACACGGCCAATACATAGATATTTCCCTGCTCGATGTCCAGCTGGCCATTTTAGCCAACCAGGGCATGAATTATCTTGCCACCGGTGAAAACCCGCAAAGACTGGGCAACGGCCATCCCAATATCGTGCCCTACCAGACATTTGCCACCCAAGACGGCAACCTGATCCTGGCAATAGGCAATGACCAGCAATTTGAGAAATTTTGCCGCCTGGCCGGTTGCGCCGAGCTGGCTGATTCTGGCCGGTTCAGCACCAATGCTGTCCGGGTGTTAAACCGTAAGCAACTTATCCCCATCATTGCGCAAAAACTTGCCAGGCACACTACCGCCTGGTGGGTTAACGAGCTGGAACAAATCGCGGTGCCCTGCGGCGCCGTGAATACCCTGGCACAGGTCGTTAATCATCCGCAGATCAAACACAGGAAAATGATCAAACAGGTGCCGGATGAAAACGGTGACTTGATCAAAACCGTCGCCTCACCGATAAACCTATCGCAAACACCGTTAAAGTATAAAAGCGCCTCACCGAATTTGGGCCAGCATACCCGGCAATTACTCTCGCAAGAGCTGGGTTATAGCCAAAGCCAAATAGATCAGCTGTTTGAGGCCGGTATTATCTCCTGA
- a CDS encoding DUF3413 domain-containing protein, with product MLSFDRKTYSKRLLQLISWSHWFTFFNIAIAIALSSFYLFSESSPESLLGQIYLVTTWFSHMAFLTFISFVLIVFPLTLLFPYTRFIRTSASLIFTLGLLLLILDAFIYTRLGYHLNASSSDQILALINNQIQHDPRSFWFISIVLCLVILAAELVISNYAWKHLKQLQKTVFARPIVQGLVASFFFSHITHIWADTELNYDILRQDTVLPLSYPTTAKTLLTKYGMFDQQDYVARKTSPLSFSSAVPQYPALTGQCASQQAPTRSAFIVLTRDMLSDKQSRQFAQRASSPAIKLQHHIDNAIGGDAWFNLLYSLPSIYQQEIIKQGLEPVLFQKLEQLKLASSYTRIGDNKAEQEDALWLAKLFNEHKKLNDISSLIFAKKLNNLQPGLHLIYFSDQDQYQFELFMDALLLAQRQKQQQDIIWVSSIGNTGKDTGLSIKPALLLWPDAKASNISSLTSQMDLQPTLFKNWLGCDMDTGLYSNGSDLLTLKKNRVIANTTDDGIMVFNKDKSVFIDQNGNFQSYSRQLQAPITVSSDFPLMIDGVHFIKQFSQLNKQTQ from the coding sequence ATGCTGTCATTTGACCGAAAAACCTACAGCAAGCGATTATTGCAGTTAATCAGCTGGAGCCACTGGTTCACGTTTTTTAATATTGCCATTGCCATCGCCCTGTCTTCGTTTTATTTGTTTAGCGAGTCGAGTCCGGAATCCCTGCTGGGTCAGATCTATTTAGTGACCACCTGGTTCAGCCATATGGCGTTTCTGACCTTTATCAGTTTTGTGCTGATCGTGTTTCCGTTAACCCTGCTGTTTCCGTATACCCGGTTTATCCGCACCAGCGCTTCACTGATCTTTACCCTGGGATTACTGTTGCTCATTCTTGATGCCTTTATCTATACCCGCTTGGGTTATCATTTAAATGCCTCTTCGAGCGATCAGATCCTGGCGTTGATTAACAATCAAATACAACATGATCCCAGGTCTTTCTGGTTTATCTCGATAGTGTTATGCCTGGTTATTCTCGCGGCAGAACTTGTGATCAGCAATTATGCCTGGAAACATTTAAAGCAGTTGCAAAAGACCGTGTTCGCCCGCCCTATTGTACAGGGCCTGGTGGCGTCTTTCTTTTTCAGCCACATCACCCATATCTGGGCGGATACCGAGCTCAATTATGATATTTTGCGCCAGGACACGGTACTGCCGCTCTCCTACCCGACCACCGCAAAAACCCTGCTGACCAAATATGGTATGTTTGACCAGCAAGACTATGTTGCCAGGAAGACCAGCCCGTTATCTTTTTCTTCGGCGGTGCCTCAATACCCGGCATTAACCGGACAATGCGCCAGCCAACAGGCCCCGACGCGTTCGGCCTTTATTGTCTTAACCCGGGATATGTTATCGGATAAGCAAAGCCGGCAATTTGCCCAGCGTGCTTCATCCCCGGCGATTAAACTGCAGCATCATATTGATAACGCCATAGGCGGCGATGCCTGGTTTAATCTCTTGTACAGCCTGCCGAGTATCTACCAGCAGGAAATCATCAAACAAGGCCTGGAGCCGGTCCTGTTTCAAAAGCTTGAGCAATTGAAACTGGCGAGCAGTTATACCCGGATCGGCGACAATAAGGCGGAGCAAGAAGATGCCCTGTGGCTGGCCAAGCTGTTTAACGAACACAAAAAATTAAACGATATCTCCAGTTTGATTTTTGCCAAAAAGCTCAATAATTTACAACCAGGCCTGCACCTGATTTATTTCTCGGACCAGGATCAGTACCAGTTTGAACTCTTTATGGATGCCCTGCTGCTCGCACAACGCCAAAAACAGCAGCAGGATATCATCTGGGTCAGCTCTATCGGCAATACCGGCAAGGATACCGGGCTGTCGATTAAACCTGCGCTTTTACTCTGGCCAGACGCCAAGGCAAGCAATATCAGCAGCCTTACCAGCCAGATGGACCTGCAGCCGACCTTGTTTAAAAACTGGCTCGGCTGCGACATGGATACCGGCCTATACAGTAACGGCAGCGACCTTTTGACCCTGAAGAAAAACCGGGTGATCGCCAATACCACAGACGACGGTATTATGGTGTTTAACAAGGATAAATCTGTGTTTATCGACCAGAATGGTAACTTCCAGAGTTATTCAAGGCAATTGCAGGCGCCGATCACGGTAAGCTCCGATTTCCCGCTGATGATAGACGGTGTTCATTTTATAAAACAATTCAGCCAATTAAATAAACAAACACAGTAA
- a CDS encoding M23 family metallopeptidase has protein sequence MSKTLLSYVCLGLLFTAAPATVGAHGEGDKGHSKGHSTAQSEARLELFGEIQQGGLVVGKTSAANTVKLDDQELQLSPGGEFVFGFGRDDSKKYRLQVISPNGSTREQYLTPAKREYNIQRIEGIKKSIMQPDPKAVARSKKDNAQIARARKTASSLTSFAGGFIPPIKGTITGVYGSQRVFNGEPKRPHFGLDYAGDVGDPVKAPASGKVLLYVPDMFYSGGTMIIDHGQGITSTFLHLSDAYVKAGDEVKQGQVVAAVGKSGRATGPHLDWRINWFNVRLDPALALKVHPL, from the coding sequence ATGTCTAAAACACTGCTTTCTTATGTCTGTTTGGGGCTGCTTTTTACCGCGGCTCCTGCAACCGTCGGTGCCCATGGTGAAGGCGATAAAGGTCATAGCAAGGGACATAGCACAGCCCAGAGCGAAGCCCGGCTGGAACTTTTTGGTGAAATTCAACAAGGGGGCCTGGTTGTCGGGAAAACTTCGGCGGCTAATACCGTCAAGCTTGATGATCAAGAGCTGCAACTTTCGCCTGGAGGAGAGTTTGTGTTTGGCTTTGGCCGGGACGACAGTAAAAAATATCGCCTGCAGGTGATTTCACCAAACGGCTCTACCCGGGAGCAATACCTGACCCCCGCCAAACGTGAATATAACATTCAGCGGATTGAAGGTATTAAGAAAAGCATTATGCAGCCAGATCCCAAAGCGGTTGCCCGCTCGAAAAAAGACAATGCGCAAATTGCCCGGGCAAGAAAAACCGCCAGCAGTCTTACCAGCTTTGCCGGCGGTTTTATCCCGCCGATAAAGGGGACGATTACCGGTGTTTACGGTAGTCAGCGGGTTTTTAACGGCGAACCTAAACGTCCGCATTTCGGCCTGGATTATGCCGGAGATGTCGGCGATCCGGTCAAGGCCCCGGCATCGGGCAAAGTGCTGTTATATGTGCCGGATATGTTTTATTCCGGCGGCACTATGATCATAGATCACGGTCAGGGGATCACTTCGACCTTTTTGCATTTAAGCGATGCCTATGTTAAAGCCGGGGATGAGGTCAAGCAGGGCCAGGTAGTGGCGGCCGTCGGTAAAAGCGGGCGGGCAACCGGCCCTCATCTGGACTGGCGCATTAACTGGTTTAATGTTCGTCTGGATCCCGCGTTGGCGTTAAAGGTTCATCCGCTATAA
- the yejK gene encoding nucleoid-associated protein YejK: MSLIISNIALHFLSKKEETGEVLLQFGPESIEIGQKIQNFVDALHSIYNAKGSKAYGNFATNSGAGDSASFVDIMESYLSEVQNFYNFSVQGANMLKNELGKYDLAETGYLVICHYEHMGGRYLLAAVIPVSEHYSVDGELNISADQHLDTEKLQLAARIDLFDYQQNPQGNRYISFIKGRAGRKVSDFFLDFLGCEEGVDAKEQSQTLVQAVEDYVNVNQLDPDEKQQTRKELLSYCKEQKETGQDVSLKEVSQVMGSEEKEQDFYQFCQEQSYPIEESFPHDQAVINKVTKYSGYGNGISVSFDRGHFGRDVVYNPVQETLTIHKVPPNLKDQLLNLLKTEAGAQEESE, from the coding sequence ATGAGCTTAATAATTTCCAATATAGCCCTGCATTTTTTATCGAAAAAAGAAGAAACTGGCGAAGTTTTACTGCAATTTGGCCCAGAATCCATAGAAATCGGCCAGAAGATCCAGAACTTTGTTGATGCGCTGCACAGCATTTATAACGCCAAGGGCAGCAAAGCCTACGGAAATTTTGCCACCAATTCCGGCGCCGGTGACAGCGCCAGTTTTGTCGATATTATGGAAAGTTATCTTTCTGAGGTGCAAAATTTTTATAATTTCAGCGTGCAGGGCGCCAATATGCTGAAAAACGAATTGGGTAAATATGATCTGGCGGAAACCGGCTATTTGGTGATTTGCCATTACGAACATATGGGCGGCCGCTACCTGTTGGCGGCGGTGATTCCGGTTTCCGAACACTACAGCGTTGACGGCGAGCTGAATATTTCTGCCGATCAGCACTTGGACACGGAAAAATTGCAGCTGGCGGCGCGCATTGATTTATTCGACTATCAGCAAAACCCCCAGGGCAACCGCTATATCTCTTTTATCAAGGGACGTGCCGGGCGTAAGGTTTCGGATTTCTTTTTAGACTTCCTCGGCTGCGAAGAAGGCGTCGATGCCAAAGAGCAAAGCCAGACCCTGGTGCAGGCGGTGGAAGATTATGTCAACGTCAACCAGCTTGACCCGGATGAAAAACAGCAAACCCGCAAAGAGCTGCTTAGCTACTGTAAAGAGCAGAAAGAAACCGGACAGGATGTTTCCTTAAAAGAAGTGTCCCAGGTAATGGGCAGCGAAGAAAAAGAGCAGGACTTTTATCAGTTTTGCCAGGAGCAGTCTTATCCGATCGAAGAATCCTTCCCTCACGACCAGGCAGTGATCAACAAGGTCACCAAGTATTCCGGTTACGGTAACGGCATCAGCGTCAGTTTCGACCGGGGCCACTTTGGCCGGGATGTGGTCTATAATCCGGTGCAGGAAACGTTAACCATACATAAAGTACCGCCTAACTTAAAAGATCAGCTGCTTAATTTATTAAAAACTGAAGCCGGTGCACAAGAAGAAAGCGAATAA
- the pyrC gene encoding dihydroorotase, whose translation MTTLTITRPDDWHVHLRDGAVLTNTVADISRYFGRAIVMPNLVPPVTDAKSAKAYYDRIMAQKPEAHFTPLMVLYLTDETTPEDIIEAKAQGLVVAAKLYPAGATTNSSSGVTDISKLGPVFAAMEQTGMLLLVHGEVTDNDIDIFDREGVFIERTLRPLVAQYPDLKVVLEHITTQNAVEFVNEAGSNVAATITAHHLLFNRNHMLVGGIRPHYFCLPILKRNIHQQALIEAATSGSEKFFLGTDSAPHTQQAKEAACGCAGAYTAHAAIELYAEAFEEADALDKLEAFASLNGPRFYGLPVNGDKIILEKKSWQVPTSLPFGEDRVIPIRADDTIAWQVKG comes from the coding sequence ATGACAACATTAACCATTACCCGTCCCGATGACTGGCACGTACATTTGCGCGACGGCGCGGTTTTAACCAACACGGTAGCCGATATCAGTCGTTATTTTGGCCGGGCGATTGTTATGCCAAACCTGGTCCCCCCGGTAACCGACGCTAAATCCGCCAAAGCTTATTATGACCGGATCATGGCGCAAAAGCCGGAAGCTCACTTTACCCCTTTGATGGTGTTGTATCTTACCGATGAAACCACACCAGAAGATATTATTGAAGCCAAAGCGCAGGGACTGGTGGTTGCCGCAAAACTTTATCCTGCCGGCGCTACTACCAACTCTTCTTCCGGTGTCACCGATATCAGCAAGCTGGGCCCGGTCTTTGCCGCCATGGAGCAAACCGGCATGTTGCTGCTTGTTCACGGTGAAGTGACCGACAATGATATCGATATTTTCGACCGCGAAGGGGTTTTTATCGAAAGAACCCTGAGACCTTTGGTGGCCCAGTACCCTGATCTAAAGGTAGTGCTTGAGCATATCACCACCCAAAATGCCGTGGAATTTGTTAATGAAGCCGGCAGTAATGTTGCCGCCACCATTACCGCCCATCATTTATTGTTTAACCGCAACCATATGTTGGTTGGCGGTATACGTCCCCATTATTTCTGCTTGCCTATCCTGAAACGTAATATCCACCAGCAGGCCTTGATTGAAGCCGCGACCAGTGGCAGTGAGAAATTTTTCCTGGGTACGGATTCAGCCCCGCATACCCAGCAGGCGAAAGAGGCGGCTTGTGGTTGTGCCGGCGCCTATACTGCCCATGCCGCGATTGAACTTTATGCCGAAGCGTTTGAAGAAGCCGATGCCCTGGATAAACTTGAAGCTTTTGCCAGCCTTAACGGTCCACGTTTTTACGGCTTACCGGTCAATGGTGATAAAATCATCTTAGAGAAGAAAAGCTGGCAGGTACCGACCAGTTTACCTTTTGGCGAAGACAGGGTTATCCCGATCCGCGCAGACGATACCATCGCCTGGCAAGTGAAAGGGTAA
- a CDS encoding 6-carboxytetrahydropterin synthase, with translation MQLFVNDLTVIDFSYLCKHRGIVGESWIVDVLLDGDLNEQSMVLDFAIVKKQIKAIIDDAVDHKLLLPNKESRLRVTNSVDNDQHEYVDFDSDVGSYYLQSPKCAFAKIDSEAVTIAAVTAHLQTIIKQQLPGNIQGLTLNLRPEKIDGFYYHYTHGLKKHDGNCQRIAHGHRSKIQLYKNDMRSISLEKNWCQRWQDIYLASEEDRSSFEQIQLSPQAKAALDKETSAQDEKAPGHQYFAYHAPQGRFDIAVPSGILEVVDCDSTVELLADYIARQLKKNSPQDNFKVVAFEGVAKGAIANV, from the coding sequence ATGCAATTATTTGTAAACGACTTAACGGTGATCGACTTTTCCTATTTGTGCAAGCACAGGGGCATAGTCGGTGAAAGCTGGATAGTGGATGTCTTGCTCGACGGCGACTTAAACGAGCAAAGCATGGTGCTGGACTTTGCCATTGTCAAAAAACAGATCAAAGCCATCATTGATGATGCAGTAGATCATAAGTTATTGTTACCTAATAAAGAATCAAGGTTACGCGTTACTAATTCTGTTGATAATGACCAGCATGAATACGTGGATTTTGACTCGGATGTCGGCAGTTATTACCTGCAGTCGCCTAAATGCGCCTTTGCCAAAATTGACAGTGAGGCGGTGACGATAGCAGCGGTGACCGCCCATTTGCAAACCATTATTAAGCAGCAATTGCCCGGTAATATCCAGGGATTGACCTTGAACCTGCGTCCGGAAAAAATTGACGGATTTTATTATCACTACACCCATGGCCTGAAAAAACATGACGGCAACTGTCAGCGTATTGCCCATGGCCACAGATCTAAAATCCAGCTTTATAAAAATGACATGCGCTCTATCTCGTTAGAGAAAAACTGGTGTCAGCGCTGGCAGGATATTTACTTGGCCAGTGAGGAAGACAGAAGCAGTTTCGAGCAGATCCAGCTATCGCCTCAGGCGAAAGCAGCGCTGGATAAAGAAACTTCTGCTCAGGATGAAAAGGCGCCCGGTCATCAATATTTTGCCTATCATGCGCCCCAGGGACGTTTTGATATTGCCGTGCCTTCAGGCATTCTTGAAGTGGTTGACTGTGATTCCACCGTGGAATTGCTGGCGGATTATATTGCCCGTCAGCTGAAAAAAAACTCGCCGCAAGATAACTTTAAAGTGGTTGCTTTTGAAGGAGTAGCCAAGGGAGCGATAGCGAATGTCTAA
- a CDS encoding DUF1414 domain-containing protein, giving the protein MPIVSKYSNERVEKIIQDLLNVLVDEGATPDLALMCLGNTITEILNNQVPEQQREAIVNNFTSALKKSVQKSH; this is encoded by the coding sequence ATGCCCATTGTATCCAAGTATTCCAATGAACGTGTAGAAAAAATTATCCAAGATTTATTAAATGTTTTAGTTGACGAAGGCGCAACCCCCGATTTAGCTTTGATGTGCCTTGGAAATACCATCACAGAAATTTTAAATAATCAGGTTCCCGAGCAGCAAAGAGAAGCAATAGTAAACAATTTTACCAGTGCTTTGAAAAAGTCTGTACAAAAATCACATTAA
- a CDS encoding MerR family transcriptional regulator, which translates to MKISQLAKLTQVASKTIRYYEDIALLPLACRNANGYREYQQADVERLIFIRRCRELKIPLEDIKTLIQVQSDKTSSCREVDSLIEQQLEKVRRTISELNQLEQTLHALSTSCPNNIVGECQILKNLHLDN; encoded by the coding sequence TTGAAAATCAGCCAGCTCGCTAAATTAACCCAGGTAGCCAGTAAAACCATACGTTATTACGAAGATATCGCCCTGTTGCCCCTGGCCTGTCGCAATGCCAACGGCTACCGGGAATATCAACAGGCAGATGTTGAACGTTTGATCTTTATCAGGCGCTGCCGCGAACTGAAAATTCCGCTTGAAGACATTAAAACCCTGATACAGGTGCAATCGGATAAAACGTCCTCCTGCCGCGAAGTGGACTCGCTGATCGAACAGCAGCTGGAAAAGGTCCGGCGCACCATCTCAGAGCTGAACCAGCTTGAACAGACGCTGCATGCCTTATCGACATCCTGTCCCAATAATATTGTCGGCGAATGCCAGATTTTAAAAAACCTGCACCTGGATAATTGA
- a CDS encoding TolC family protein → MFYSFYVPVKGADLLRPAAKCLAAFSLLLLSVWANAENKSQDLSQGEVKESSLTLASAIKRTLKEHPSLKVFNYRKIALEGQQQTQALTPGYELGVELEDFAGTGNLSGIGAAGLTVSLSSVLEMGDKRSARLGVVNNRTLVNEAERQLASLNLLGEVTRRYIAVLGAQARVLLAKEARALAQEAQGEVEKRFNAGAAPGAEVKRARAAVGNATLTVSGEQQKFEQAKRALAMMWQETEPSFSRVQGQLFNFSADIAFSRLFAKVKQNPAILLLAGEERLKDAEIRLARTQAKADIKWSVGVKQNQELNDTALTAGFSLPLFAPERNHGALVSARAGREQVLARKETALLKLHNQLFLAYSSRKQAIVTAKSLQNTIIPTLKQALDETQVAYQSGRYSYLDYITARQELLFARRSLIEAGIAALSYGAEIEQLIAEPLSASVSPAVSGHSFKNEFQGLTQ, encoded by the coding sequence ATGTTTTATAGTTTTTATGTGCCTGTTAAAGGTGCAGATTTGCTACGCCCGGCAGCAAAATGTTTAGCGGCTTTTAGTCTATTGCTGCTAAGCGTCTGGGCAAATGCCGAAAACAAGTCACAGGACTTGTCTCAGGGTGAGGTTAAAGAGAGCAGCTTAACCTTGGCCTCGGCCATTAAACGCACACTCAAAGAACACCCGTCCTTAAAGGTGTTTAACTACCGGAAAATCGCCCTGGAAGGGCAGCAACAAACGCAAGCCTTAACGCCGGGTTATGAACTGGGGGTTGAGCTGGAAGACTTTGCCGGAACCGGAAATTTAAGTGGTATTGGCGCTGCCGGTCTCACGGTTTCCTTATCTTCGGTGCTTGAAATGGGAGACAAGCGCTCTGCACGTCTTGGGGTCGTGAATAACCGTACCTTGGTTAATGAAGCCGAGCGACAGCTTGCCTCGTTAAATTTGCTGGGGGAGGTTACCCGCAGGTATATAGCTGTGCTTGGTGCACAGGCGCGCGTGCTTTTGGCCAAAGAAGCCAGAGCGCTGGCACAAGAGGCGCAGGGGGAAGTCGAAAAACGTTTTAACGCCGGTGCAGCCCCCGGGGCAGAAGTTAAACGGGCGAGGGCGGCTGTCGGCAATGCAACCCTGACCGTCTCAGGCGAGCAACAAAAATTTGAGCAGGCCAAACGTGCCTTAGCCATGATGTGGCAGGAAACCGAGCCATCATTTTCCCGGGTACAGGGGCAGCTCTTCAACTTTTCTGCCGATATCGCATTTAGCCGGTTATTCGCCAAAGTGAAACAAAACCCGGCGATTTTGCTATTGGCCGGTGAAGAGCGCTTAAAAGACGCCGAAATACGCTTGGCCCGCACGCAGGCAAAGGCCGATATCAAATGGTCCGTGGGGGTAAAACAAAACCAAGAACTTAATGATACCGCACTTACTGCAGGTTTTAGCCTGCCGTTATTTGCCCCTGAGCGTAACCACGGAGCCTTGGTGTCGGCCCGGGCCGGACGCGAACAGGTGCTTGCCCGAAAAGAAACGGCGCTGCTCAAGCTGCACAATCAACTCTTTCTGGCCTATTCAAGCAGAAAACAGGCGATTGTTACCGCCAAGAGTTTGCAAAACACCATAATACCCACGCTTAAACAAGCACTTGATGAAACCCAAGTCGCCTATCAAAGCGGACGCTACAGCTATCTGGATTATATCACGGCAAGACAAGAATTACTGTTTGCCCGCAGGTCTCTGATTGAAGCCGGTATTGCCGCTTTATCCTATGGTGCGGAGATAGAGCAACTTATCGCTGAGCCGCTGTCTGCCTCTGTAAGCCCGGCCGTATCCGGGCATAGTTTTAAAAACGAATTTCAAGGATTAACACAATGA
- a CDS encoding substrate-binding periplasmic protein, whose amino-acid sequence MIKSFLLVALVFVPFYSQARTLSAGWEIWYPYQYRNKTQQLLGVDFDILNAVAERAGLSIRYSEIPWRRLLQFVKSGEMDIAMGVSYNEERAQSAYYSVPYRLEVIRLFLKKEQSAKFTLNSLTDITLSNYMIGIEGGYYYGEVFAGLMQDPKFSAHFREAVDIEGNVLMLVKGQIDGFLVDPNTMKAFGKRYAMEEEFEVHPMVVYQSDIHFMLSKASVSADEFARFNQALIEMRDSGQLAQILNAWSINTD is encoded by the coding sequence ATGATAAAATCGTTTTTATTGGTTGCCTTAGTTTTTGTTCCTTTCTATAGCCAGGCCCGGACCTTATCGGCAGGCTGGGAAATCTGGTACCCCTACCAGTATCGTAATAAAACCCAGCAATTACTGGGTGTTGATTTTGATATTTTAAATGCCGTGGCAGAGCGCGCTGGGCTTAGTATCCGTTACAGTGAGATCCCCTGGCGGCGTCTGCTGCAATTTGTCAAAAGCGGTGAAATGGATATTGCCATGGGGGTCTCCTATAACGAGGAGCGGGCACAAAGCGCTTATTATTCTGTGCCGTACCGTCTTGAAGTGATCCGCTTATTTCTGAAAAAGGAACAATCAGCGAAGTTTACCCTTAATTCTCTGACGGATATTACCTTGAGTAATTATATGATAGGTATTGAGGGAGGGTATTATTACGGTGAAGTTTTTGCCGGGCTTATGCAAGATCCTAAGTTCAGTGCCCACTTCAGGGAAGCCGTTGATATCGAAGGCAATGTGCTGATGCTGGTAAAAGGGCAAATTGATGGCTTTCTGGTGGATCCCAATACTATGAAGGCTTTTGGTAAAAGGTATGCCATGGAAGAAGAGTTTGAAGTGCATCCTATGGTTGTCTATCAGAGTGATATTCATTTTATGCTCAGCAAGGCATCGGTATCTGCCGATGAGTTTGCCCGTTTTAATCAGGCATTGATCGAAATGCGTGATAGCGGCCAACTGGCACAGATCCTCAACGCTTGGTCAATTAATACTGATTAA
- a CDS encoding alpha/beta fold hydrolase: protein MSYPNSESVLANHQFVAFANGDFISYQLIPVAAADNKPYLVFLHEGLGCQAMWKGFPELLCRATGCPGLVYDRLGYGQSSPLTQTRTIDYMHDYARQELPRVLEAVIPGKTFILIGHSDGGSISLIYGAGHKNRQAPLLKGIITEAAHVFVEPETIAGIEAADLAWQAGKLKGLAKYHGDKTESLFKAWADTWLTSWFKHWNIEALLPEITVPLLAIQGEDDQYGSTAQVDAIVQQSSGPAEGKMIKDCQHTPHLEAQEAVLRQMTGFINRLS from the coding sequence TTGTCGTATCCTAATTCCGAAAGTGTTCTGGCAAATCATCAGTTTGTTGCTTTTGCCAACGGCGATTTCATCAGTTATCAGTTAATTCCTGTGGCTGCTGCTGATAACAAGCCATATCTGGTGTTTTTACACGAAGGTCTGGGGTGCCAGGCGATGTGGAAAGGGTTTCCCGAGCTGTTGTGCCGGGCCACGGGATGTCCCGGCCTGGTATATGATCGTTTGGGTTACGGCCAGTCATCGCCGTTAACGCAAACACGTACTATCGATTATATGCATGATTATGCCCGCCAAGAACTGCCCCGGGTGTTAGAGGCAGTGATCCCGGGCAAGACCTTTATCTTAATCGGCCATTCCGACGGCGGCAGTATCAGCCTTATCTATGGGGCTGGTCACAAAAACAGGCAAGCACCTTTACTTAAGGGGATTATCACCGAAGCCGCCCATGTGTTTGTCGAGCCGGAAACGATTGCCGGGATAGAAGCCGCCGACCTTGCCTGGCAGGCGGGCAAACTTAAAGGTTTGGCTAAATATCACGGCGATAAGACCGAAAGCCTTTTTAAGGCCTGGGCGGACACCTGGCTGACCAGCTGGTTTAAACACTGGAATATTGAAGCGTTATTGCCTGAAATTACCGTGCCTTTGCTGGCAATCCAGGGAGAAGATGATCAATACGGCTCAACAGCCCAGGTTGATGCCATAGTACAACAGTCGTCCGGCCCGGCAGAGGGCAAAATGATTAAGGATTGTCAGCATACGCCGCATCTGGAAGCACAAGAAGCGGTGTTAAGGCAGATGACAGGTTTTATTAACCGCTTAAGTTAA